Proteins encoded in a region of the Streptomyces akebiae genome:
- a CDS encoding type III pantothenate kinase: MLLTIDVGNTHTVLGLFDGEDIVEHWRISTDARRTADELAVLLQGLMGMHPLLGEELGDGIDGIAICATVPSVLHELREVTRRYYGDVPAVLVEPGVKTGVPILTDNPKEVGADRIINAVAAVELYGGPAVVVDFGTATTFDAVSARGEYVGGVIAPGIEISVEALGVKGAQLRKIEVARPRSVIGKNTVEAMQSGIVYGFAGQVDGVVSRMVRELADDPADVTVIATGGLAPMVLGESSVIDEHEPWLTLIGLRLVYERNVSRL; this comes from the coding sequence ATGCTGCTGACGATCGACGTGGGCAACACCCACACCGTCCTCGGTCTGTTCGACGGCGAGGACATCGTCGAACACTGGCGCATCTCCACGGACGCGCGCCGCACCGCCGACGAACTGGCGGTCCTCCTCCAGGGCCTCATGGGCATGCACCCGCTGCTCGGCGAGGAGCTGGGCGACGGCATCGACGGCATCGCGATCTGCGCCACCGTCCCGTCGGTCCTGCACGAGCTGCGCGAGGTGACCCGCCGCTACTACGGCGACGTCCCCGCGGTCCTCGTCGAGCCGGGGGTGAAGACGGGCGTCCCGATCCTCACCGACAACCCGAAGGAGGTCGGCGCCGACCGCATCATCAACGCCGTCGCCGCCGTCGAGCTGTACGGCGGGCCGGCCGTGGTGGTGGACTTCGGTACTGCGACCACGTTCGACGCGGTCAGCGCCCGTGGCGAGTACGTCGGCGGTGTCATCGCGCCCGGTATCGAGATCTCCGTCGAGGCGCTCGGCGTCAAGGGCGCCCAGCTCCGCAAGATCGAGGTGGCCCGGCCGCGCAGCGTCATCGGCAAGAACACGGTCGAGGCGATGCAGTCCGGGATCGTGTACGGGTTCGCGGGCCAGGTCGACGGTGTCGTCAGCCGCATGGTCCGCGAGCTCGCCGACGATCCCGCGGACGTGACGGTCATCGCGACGGGTGGGCTGGCACCGATGGTGCTGGGCGAGTCCTCGGTGATCGACGAACACGAGCCGTGGCTCACGCTGATCGGGCTGCGCCTGGTCTACGAGAGAAACGTGTCGCGCCTCTGA
- the nadC gene encoding carboxylating nicotinate-nucleotide diphosphorylase: MSTPDFPLAQSGGCGDGCACGADDGLSEEYLECGLDPALAQLLADAGLDPVEVEDIANVAIQEDLDHGVDVTTVATIPEDARATADFTAREGGVVAGLRVAEAVLSVACSDEFEVERHVDDGDRVEAGQKLLSVTGATRDLLTAERSALNLLCRLSGIATATRAWADTLEGTKAKVRDTRKTTPGLRSLEKFAVRCGGGINHRMSLSDAALVKDNHVVAAGGVAQAFEAVRRMFPEVPIEVEVDTLHQLREVVDAGADLILLDNFTPIECEEAVSIVDGRALLEASGRLTLTNAKAYADTGVDFLAVGALTHSSPILDIGLDLRAAE, encoded by the coding sequence GTGAGCACTCCCGACTTTCCCCTCGCCCAGAGCGGCGGCTGCGGCGACGGCTGCGCCTGCGGCGCGGACGACGGCCTCAGCGAGGAATACCTGGAGTGCGGGCTCGATCCCGCGCTCGCCCAGCTCCTGGCCGACGCCGGACTCGACCCCGTGGAGGTCGAGGACATCGCCAACGTCGCCATCCAGGAGGACCTCGACCACGGCGTGGACGTGACCACGGTCGCCACGATCCCCGAGGACGCGCGTGCCACGGCCGACTTCACCGCCCGCGAGGGCGGCGTCGTGGCGGGTCTGAGAGTCGCCGAGGCGGTTCTCTCGGTGGCCTGCTCCGACGAGTTCGAGGTCGAGCGGCACGTCGACGACGGCGACCGCGTCGAGGCCGGCCAGAAACTCCTCAGCGTCACCGGCGCCACCCGCGACCTGCTCACCGCCGAGCGCAGCGCCCTGAACCTGCTGTGCCGCCTCTCCGGCATCGCGACCGCCACGCGCGCGTGGGCCGACACCCTGGAGGGCACCAAGGCGAAGGTGCGCGACACCAGGAAGACGACGCCGGGGCTGCGTTCCCTGGAGAAGTTCGCGGTCCGCTGCGGCGGCGGGATCAACCACCGTATGTCCCTGTCGGACGCGGCCCTCGTCAAGGACAACCACGTGGTCGCGGCAGGCGGGGTCGCCCAGGCCTTCGAGGCAGTGCGCCGGATGTTCCCCGAGGTGCCCATCGAGGTCGAGGTCGACACTTTGCACCAGCTGCGCGAGGTCGTCGACGCGGGCGCCGACCTGATCCTCCTGGACAACTTCACCCCGATCGAGTGCGAGGAGGCCGTCTCGATCGTCGACGGCCGCGCCCTCCTGGAGGCCTCGGGCCGGCTGACCCTCACGAACGCGAAGGCGTACGCGGACACGGGCGTCGACTTCCTGGCCGTCGGGGCCCTGACCCACTCGTCCCCGATCCTGGACATCGGCCTCGATCTGCGCGCGGCCGAGTAG
- a CDS encoding L-aspartate oxidase, which produces MTSTGIRPPVAHHHPRTGALRARPHLPAPAPGWSIDADVVVVGSGVAGLTAALRCEAAGLRTVVVTKARLDDGSTRWAQGGIAAALGEGDTPEQHQDDTLVAGAGLCDEEAVRLLVTEGPDAVRRLIATGAHFDESEEGGLELTREGGHHRRRIAHAGGDATGAEISRALVEAVRARGVRTVENALVLDLLTDADGRTAGVTLHVMGEGQHDGVGAVHAPAVVLATGGMGQVFSATTNPSVSTGDGVALALRAGAEVSDLEFVQFHPTVLFLGADAEGQQPLVSEAVRGEGAHLVDADGTRFMVGQHELAELAPRDIVAKGIMRRMQEQGAEHMYLDARHFGAHMWEHRFPTILAACRAHGLDPVTEPIPVAPAAHYASGGVRTDSHGRTTVPGLYACGEVACTGVHGANRLASNSLLEGLVYAERIVADIAAAHAENGLHARVPQPVPHAEQPAHPLLAPEIRFAIQRTMTEGAGVLRSEASLATAAAALDRLHAQARDALAENGKTAEPGVDTWETTNLLCVARVLVAAARLREETRGCHWREDRAERDDTAWRRHIVVRLNPDRTLAVHTTDTADFPPTRQHQQEQ; this is translated from the coding sequence GTGACCAGCACAGGCATACGCCCGCCCGTCGCCCACCACCACCCTCGAACGGGAGCGCTTCGCGCTCGCCCCCACCTACCTGCGCCCGCACCGGGCTGGTCCATCGACGCCGACGTCGTGGTCGTCGGTTCGGGCGTGGCCGGCCTCACCGCCGCGCTGCGCTGCGAGGCCGCCGGCCTGCGCACGGTCGTCGTCACCAAGGCCCGCCTCGACGACGGCTCCACCCGATGGGCCCAGGGCGGCATCGCCGCGGCCCTCGGCGAGGGCGACACCCCCGAACAGCACCAGGACGACACCCTGGTGGCCGGCGCGGGCCTGTGCGACGAGGAGGCCGTACGGCTCCTCGTCACCGAGGGACCCGACGCCGTACGCCGGCTGATCGCGACCGGCGCCCACTTCGACGAGTCGGAGGAGGGCGGCCTGGAGCTGACCCGCGAGGGCGGCCACCACCGCCGTCGCATCGCCCACGCGGGCGGCGACGCCACCGGCGCGGAGATCTCCCGGGCTCTCGTCGAGGCCGTGCGCGCGCGTGGCGTGCGGACCGTGGAGAACGCGCTCGTCCTGGACCTGCTGACGGACGCCGACGGCCGCACCGCCGGAGTCACCCTGCACGTCATGGGCGAGGGCCAGCACGACGGCGTGGGAGCCGTGCACGCCCCCGCGGTCGTCCTCGCGACGGGCGGTATGGGCCAGGTCTTCTCGGCGACCACCAACCCGTCGGTGTCGACGGGCGACGGTGTGGCCCTCGCCCTGCGCGCGGGCGCGGAGGTCTCCGACCTCGAATTCGTGCAGTTCCACCCGACCGTGCTGTTCCTCGGCGCGGACGCGGAGGGCCAGCAGCCCCTGGTCTCCGAGGCCGTGCGCGGCGAGGGCGCCCACCTGGTCGACGCCGACGGCACCCGCTTCATGGTCGGCCAGCACGAACTGGCCGAGCTGGCGCCCCGGGACATCGTCGCCAAGGGCATCATGCGCCGCATGCAGGAGCAGGGCGCCGAGCACATGTATCTGGACGCCCGGCACTTCGGCGCGCACATGTGGGAGCACCGCTTCCCGACGATCCTCGCCGCCTGCCGCGCCCACGGCCTCGACCCGGTCACCGAGCCCATCCCGGTCGCCCCGGCCGCCCACTACGCCTCCGGCGGCGTCCGCACCGACTCCCACGGCCGCACCACCGTGCCCGGCCTGTACGCCTGCGGCGAGGTCGCCTGCACCGGGGTCCACGGCGCCAACCGGCTCGCCTCCAACTCCCTCCTGGAGGGCCTGGTCTACGCCGAGCGCATCGTCGCCGACATCGCCGCGGCCCACGCCGAGAACGGCCTCCACGCGCGCGTGCCCCAGCCCGTCCCGCACGCGGAACAGCCCGCGCACCCGCTGCTCGCCCCGGAGATACGGTTCGCGATCCAGCGGACCATGACCGAGGGCGCCGGCGTACTGCGCTCCGAGGCGTCCCTGGCCACCGCCGCGGCCGCCCTGGACCGGCTGCACGCCCAGGCCCGCGACGCCCTCGCCGAGAACGGCAAGACGGCCGAGCCCGGCGTCGACACCTGGGAGACCACCAACCTCCTGTGCGTGGCCCGCGTCCTGGTCGCCGCCGCCCGGCTGCGCGAGGAGACCCGCGGCTGCCACTGGCGCGAGGACCGCGCCGAGCGCGACGACACCGCCTGGCGCCGCCACATCGTCGTACGGCTGAATCCGGACCGGACGCTCGCCGTACACACCACGGATACCGCAGACTTCCCCCCGACCCGGCAGCACCAGCAGGAGCAGTGA
- the panC gene encoding pantoate--beta-alanine ligase, which translates to MTITVLRTADELHARARAGRRAVVMTMGALHEGHATLIRAAREIAGGTGEVVVTVFVNPLQFGAGEDLDRYPRTLDADAKLAEQSGADVVFAPSVEEVYPGGEPQVRITAGPMGERLEGASRPGHFDGMLTVVAKLLHLTRPDVALYGQKDAQQLALIRRMVRDLNFGVEIVGVPTVREADGLALSSRNRYLSTEERRTALALSQALFAGRDRHAAQEALRARAREVPATRARAEALSAIGESRAAADAHAMAKAAPGGPAAVRAAARLVLDEALRMKPPIALDYLALVDPSDFTDIPDDFTGEAVLAVAARVGTTRLIDNIPLTFGAAS; encoded by the coding sequence ATGACGATCACCGTGCTGCGCACCGCCGACGAACTGCACGCACGCGCGCGTGCGGGACGCCGCGCCGTCGTGATGACCATGGGCGCCCTGCACGAGGGGCACGCCACCCTGATCCGCGCCGCGCGCGAGATCGCCGGCGGCACGGGCGAGGTCGTCGTGACCGTCTTCGTCAACCCCCTCCAGTTCGGCGCCGGCGAGGACCTCGACCGTTACCCGCGCACCCTGGACGCCGACGCCAAGCTCGCCGAACAGTCGGGCGCAGACGTGGTGTTCGCCCCGTCCGTGGAGGAGGTCTACCCGGGCGGCGAACCCCAGGTCCGGATCACCGCCGGCCCCATGGGGGAACGCCTGGAGGGCGCCTCCCGCCCCGGGCACTTCGACGGCATGCTCACCGTCGTCGCCAAGCTGCTCCACCTCACCCGCCCCGACGTGGCGCTCTACGGCCAGAAGGACGCCCAGCAGCTCGCCCTGATCCGCCGCATGGTCCGCGACCTGAACTTCGGCGTGGAGATCGTGGGCGTCCCGACGGTCCGCGAGGCCGACGGCCTGGCCCTGTCCAGCCGCAACCGGTACCTGTCCACCGAGGAGCGCCGCACCGCCCTGGCGCTCTCCCAGGCCCTGTTCGCCGGCCGCGACCGGCACGCCGCGCAGGAGGCGCTGCGCGCCCGCGCCCGCGAGGTGCCCGCCACGCGCGCGCGTGCCGAGGCCCTGAGCGCGATCGGCGAGTCCCGCGCGGCCGCCGACGCGCACGCCATGGCCAAGGCGGCCCCCGGCGGCCCGGCCGCCGTCCGCGCCGCCGCCCGGCTGGTCCTCGACGAGGCCCTGCGCATGAAGCCGCCGATCGCCCTGGACTACCTGGCCCTGGTCGACCCGTCCGACTTCACCGACATCCCCGACGACTTCACCGGCGAAGCCGTCCTCGCCGTCGCGGCCCGGGTGGGGACGACCCGGCTGATCGACAACATCCCCCTGACCTTCGGAGCCGCCTCGTGA
- a CDS encoding Rossmann-like and DUF2520 domain-containing protein: MSTFQQPEPKDRPARLAVGVVGAGRVGPALAASLQLAGHRPVAVSGVSDASRRRAAELLPDVPLMSPADVLGHADLVLLTVPDDALPGLVEGLAETGSVRPGQLLVHTSGRYGAKVLDPALRAGALPLALHPAMTFTGTAVDVQRLAGCSFGVTAPDELRMAAEALVIEMGGEPEWIAEENRPLYHAALALGANHLVTLVAQSMELLRTAGVTAPDRMLGPLLGAALDNALRSGDAALTGPVARGDAGTVAAHVAELRAHAPATVAGYLAMARATADRALAHGLLKPELAEDLLGVLAGDPDRTAGAGGTDGTEGDAL, translated from the coding sequence GTGAGTACATTCCAGCAACCAGAGCCGAAGGACCGCCCCGCGCGGCTCGCCGTCGGTGTCGTCGGCGCCGGTCGGGTCGGCCCCGCGCTGGCGGCGTCGCTCCAGCTGGCGGGTCACCGGCCGGTGGCCGTGTCCGGTGTCTCCGACGCCTCCCGGCGGCGGGCGGCCGAGCTGCTGCCCGACGTCCCGCTGATGTCCCCCGCCGATGTGCTGGGCCACGCCGACCTGGTCCTGCTGACCGTCCCCGACGACGCCCTGCCGGGGCTGGTCGAGGGCCTCGCCGAGACCGGATCCGTACGGCCGGGGCAACTCCTCGTGCACACCTCGGGGCGGTACGGCGCGAAGGTGCTGGACCCGGCGCTGCGGGCCGGGGCCCTGCCACTGGCGCTGCACCCCGCGATGACGTTCACGGGGACCGCGGTGGACGTGCAGCGGCTCGCCGGGTGCTCCTTCGGGGTCACGGCCCCGGACGAGCTGCGGATGGCCGCCGAGGCGCTGGTGATCGAGATGGGCGGCGAGCCCGAGTGGATCGCCGAGGAGAACCGCCCGCTCTACCACGCGGCCCTCGCCCTGGGCGCCAACCACCTGGTGACCCTGGTCGCCCAGTCCATGGAGCTGCTGCGCACGGCCGGGGTCACCGCCCCCGACCGCATGCTCGGCCCGCTGCTCGGCGCCGCCCTGGACAACGCCCTCAGGTCCGGCGACGCGGCCCTCACCGGCCCCGTCGCGCGCGGGGACGCGGGCACGGTCGCCGCCCACGTCGCCGAGCTGCGGGCGCACGCCCCGGCGACCGTCGCCGGATATCTGGCGATGGCCCGCGCGACCGCCGACCGGGCCCTCGCCCACGGCCTGCTGAAGCCGGAGCTGGCCGAGGACCTGCTCGGGGTGCTCGCGGGCGACCCGGACCGCACCGCCGGAGCGGGCGGAACCGACGGGACCGAAGGGGACGCCCTATGA
- a CDS encoding threonine aldolase family protein: protein MSEAALKRYERRQVAHRAAERVLARTSALATVRERLALLDAAGDVYDLDRTADMYGNGVVETLEERTAAVLGTEAAAFFPTGTMAQQVALRCWAARTGNPAVALHALSHPEMYERHAFSQVSGLRPVRLTSEPRQPTAEEVRGLDEPFGALMLELPLREAGFLLPSWEELEEVTGAARGREAVVHFDGARLWESTAHFGRPVDEIAALADSVYVSYYKSLGAYGGAAIAGPAALIDEAKAWRHRYGGQLFQQFPTALSALVGLERELPRLPEYVRHARVVAAALREGFAAAGVPWARVHPEEPHTHEFQVWLPYEVDVAAEAAVRQGEQTGALLFARAWDRGGPGLAVTEIEVRAAALEWTADDVHGAVADFVGLVEKVARE, encoded by the coding sequence ATGAGCGAAGCGGCGTTGAAGCGGTACGAGCGGCGGCAGGTCGCCCATCGGGCGGCCGAGCGGGTGCTGGCCCGGACGAGTGCGCTGGCGACGGTGCGGGAGCGCCTGGCGCTGCTGGACGCGGCCGGGGACGTGTACGACCTGGACCGGACCGCCGACATGTACGGCAACGGGGTCGTCGAGACGCTGGAGGAGCGGACCGCCGCGGTGCTCGGCACGGAGGCGGCCGCGTTCTTCCCGACCGGCACGATGGCCCAGCAGGTGGCGCTGCGCTGCTGGGCGGCCCGCACCGGGAACCCGGCCGTCGCCCTGCACGCCCTCTCCCACCCCGAGATGTACGAGCGGCATGCGTTCAGCCAGGTCAGCGGGTTGCGTCCGGTGCGGCTGACGAGCGAGCCGAGGCAGCCGACCGCCGAGGAGGTACGCGGTCTCGACGAGCCCTTCGGGGCGCTGATGCTCGAACTGCCCCTCAGGGAGGCCGGCTTCCTGCTCCCCTCCTGGGAGGAGCTGGAGGAGGTCACCGGGGCGGCACGCGGGCGGGAGGCGGTGGTCCACTTCGACGGGGCCCGGCTGTGGGAGTCCACCGCTCACTTCGGCCGCCCCGTCGACGAGATCGCGGCCCTCGCCGACAGCGTCTACGTGTCGTACTACAAGTCGCTGGGCGCCTACGGCGGCGCCGCGATCGCCGGCCCCGCCGCGCTGATCGACGAGGCGAAGGCCTGGCGGCACCGGTACGGCGGGCAGCTCTTCCAGCAGTTCCCCACCGCCCTGTCGGCCCTCGTCGGCCTGGAGCGCGAGTTGCCCCGGCTGCCGGAGTACGTCCGCCACGCGCGCGTGGTCGCCGCCGCGCTGCGCGAGGGGTTCGCCGCGGCGGGGGTGCCCTGGGCCCGGGTACACCCCGAGGAGCCCCACACCCACGAGTTCCAGGTCTGGCTGCCGTACGAGGTCGACGTGGCCGCGGAGGCCGCGGTCCGGCAGGGCGAGCAGACCGGCGCGCTGCTCTTCGCCCGCGCGTGGGACCGGGGCGGGCCGGGACTGGCCGTCACCGAGATCGAGGTGCGGGCCGCGGCGCTGGAGTGGACGGCGGACGACGTCCACGGGGCCGTGGCGGACTTCGTGGGCCTGGTGGAGAAGGTGGCCCGCGAATAG
- a CDS encoding DUF5937 family protein produces MSVRIDITGLRREKVAVAPSPLAELGMALHVLSEPGHHPGLQGWVTGVTARLDAHLADRMSEADFLWRTSFSDLFMPFAGIPGRDTLPGATLADDLDLLDKLTDDQFVDAGLEFVCSPGYAYDSRRPGPLADAEMRRRALELAAARGPRQLRFARRLLADPPGVRAWLRQFLEDCDAAFFAETWSRLCHPLASDARHKSELLRHKGLAEALGAVSPSLTLDGVGGAAGRIVVDKLIEGRTHTGDGGLLLVPTSLGRPHLTVLHRFGWQPVIQYPVSAAEPAAPLTVEQLALRMTALAHPVRMRLCRNLARSANTTGELAQMLGMTPPEISRHLAVLKKAGLLTTRRRGRYVLHQLDVAVVARLGSDFLEGLLR; encoded by the coding sequence ATGAGTGTGCGCATCGACATCACCGGGCTGCGGCGGGAGAAGGTGGCCGTCGCGCCCTCGCCGCTGGCCGAGCTCGGCATGGCGCTGCACGTGCTGTCGGAGCCCGGCCACCACCCGGGGCTCCAGGGCTGGGTGACGGGGGTGACCGCCCGGCTCGACGCGCATCTCGCCGACCGGATGTCCGAGGCGGACTTCCTGTGGCGTACGTCGTTCTCGGACCTGTTCATGCCCTTCGCCGGGATCCCCGGCCGGGACACCCTCCCGGGCGCGACGCTCGCCGACGACCTCGATCTGCTGGACAAACTGACGGACGACCAGTTCGTGGACGCCGGGCTGGAGTTCGTCTGCTCCCCCGGATACGCGTACGACTCGCGGCGGCCCGGCCCGCTGGCCGATGCGGAGATGCGGCGCCGCGCCCTGGAGCTGGCGGCCGCGCGCGGGCCGCGGCAACTGCGGTTCGCCCGGCGGCTGCTGGCGGACCCGCCCGGTGTGCGGGCCTGGCTGCGGCAGTTCCTGGAGGACTGCGACGCAGCCTTCTTCGCGGAGACCTGGTCGCGGCTGTGCCACCCGCTCGCTTCGGACGCCCGCCACAAGAGCGAGCTGCTGCGGCACAAGGGGCTCGCCGAGGCGTTGGGTGCCGTGTCGCCCTCACTGACCCTGGACGGCGTGGGCGGGGCGGCGGGGCGGATCGTGGTGGACAAGCTGATCGAGGGCCGTACGCACACGGGTGACGGCGGCCTGCTGCTCGTGCCGACCAGCCTGGGCCGGCCCCATCTCACCGTCCTGCACCGGTTCGGCTGGCAGCCGGTGATCCAGTACCCCGTGAGCGCGGCCGAGCCCGCCGCCCCGCTCACGGTCGAGCAGCTCGCCCTGCGCATGACGGCGCTGGCCCACCCCGTCCGTATGCGCCTGTGCCGCAATCTGGCCCGCAGCGCGAACACCACGGGAGAGCTGGCCCAGATGCTGGGGATGACCCCGCCGGAGATATCCCGGCACCTGGCCGTCCTCAAGAAGGCGGGCCTCCTGACGACGCGCCGCCGGGGCCGGTACGTGCTCCACCAGCTGGACGTGGCGGTGGTGGCCCGGCTGGGGAGCGACTTCCTGGAGGGGCTGCTCAGGTGA
- a CDS encoding response regulator transcription factor, whose translation MAIRVMLVDDQVLLRTGFRMVLAAQPDMEVVAEAGDGVEALQVVRSTEVDVVLMDVRMPKLDGVEATRRICAEPDPPKVLILTTFDLDEYAFSGLKAGASGFMLKDVPPGELLAAIRAVHSGDAVVAPSTTRRLLDRFAPMLPSTGTEPKHKELERLTEREREVMILVAQGLSNGEIAARLVLSEATVKTHVGRILTKLGLRDRVQVVVLAYETGLVRAGGHG comes from the coding sequence ATGGCGATCCGCGTAATGCTCGTCGACGACCAGGTGCTGCTGCGCACCGGGTTCCGGATGGTGCTGGCGGCCCAGCCGGACATGGAGGTCGTGGCGGAGGCGGGCGACGGCGTCGAGGCCCTCCAGGTCGTACGGTCGACCGAGGTGGACGTGGTCCTCATGGACGTCCGGATGCCCAAGCTGGACGGGGTCGAGGCCACCCGCCGTATCTGCGCGGAGCCCGACCCGCCCAAGGTGCTCATCCTGACGACCTTCGATCTCGACGAGTACGCCTTCTCCGGGCTGAAGGCGGGCGCCTCCGGCTTCATGCTCAAGGACGTGCCGCCCGGCGAACTGCTCGCCGCGATCCGTGCCGTGCACAGCGGCGACGCCGTCGTCGCGCCCTCCACCACGCGGCGCCTGCTAGACCGGTTCGCCCCGATGCTCCCGAGCACCGGCACGGAACCCAAGCACAAGGAGCTGGAGCGCCTCACGGAACGCGAGCGCGAGGTCATGATCCTCGTCGCCCAGGGCCTCTCCAACGGCGAGATCGCCGCCCGCCTCGTCCTCTCCGAGGCCACGGTGAAGACCCACGTCGGCCGCATCCTCACCAAGCTGGGCCTACGGGACCGCGTCCAGGTGGTCGTCCTGGCGTACGAGACCGGGCTGGTGCGGGCGGGCGGGCACGGCTGA
- a CDS encoding sensor histidine kinase, whose product MQRLYDFLRRHPTWVDSFWAVVLLGVTLAGGAIDPDYASDMNETAFVVITLVLCLSIALRRRMPEKMLMLAAAAGIAQLILDVPRIPADFAMLVVIYTVAANGARWASWFALGGGLCAASLGQLRWTEDDTSTMGNAVLALFLTVPFALAWVLGDSLRTRRAYFAQLEERAARLEKEREAQAKVAVAAERARIARELHDVVAHNVSVMVVQADGAAYVLDAAPDQAKKALETISSTGRQALAEMRRLLGVLRTGEHKEVGEYVPQPDVDQIDDLVEQCRVAGLPVDFKIEGTPRPLPSGVELTAYRIVQEALTNTRKHGGPNAGASVRLVYFDDGLGLLVEDDGKGAPHELYEEGGVDGQGHGLIGMRERVGMVGGTLDAGPRPGGGFRISALLPLKPAH is encoded by the coding sequence GTGCAGCGCCTCTATGACTTCCTCCGCCGACACCCGACATGGGTCGACAGCTTCTGGGCCGTCGTCCTGCTCGGGGTGACCCTGGCCGGCGGAGCGATCGACCCGGACTACGCGAGCGACATGAACGAGACCGCGTTCGTGGTGATCACGCTCGTGCTCTGTCTGTCGATCGCCCTGCGGCGCCGTATGCCCGAGAAGATGCTGATGCTGGCCGCCGCGGCGGGCATCGCGCAGCTGATCCTCGACGTGCCGAGAATCCCGGCCGACTTCGCGATGCTCGTGGTCATCTACACGGTCGCGGCGAACGGCGCCCGCTGGGCCTCCTGGTTCGCCCTGGGCGGCGGCCTGTGCGCGGCGTCGCTGGGACAGCTGCGCTGGACCGAGGACGACACGAGCACGATGGGCAACGCGGTGCTCGCGCTGTTCCTGACCGTGCCCTTCGCCCTGGCCTGGGTGCTCGGCGACTCGTTGCGCACCCGTCGCGCGTACTTCGCGCAGCTGGAGGAGCGCGCGGCCCGCCTGGAGAAGGAGCGCGAGGCGCAGGCCAAGGTCGCGGTCGCCGCCGAGCGCGCCCGGATCGCCCGTGAACTGCACGACGTGGTCGCGCACAACGTGTCCGTGATGGTCGTCCAGGCCGACGGTGCCGCGTACGTCCTCGACGCGGCCCCGGACCAGGCGAAGAAGGCCCTGGAGACGATCTCCTCCACCGGCCGGCAGGCGCTCGCCGAGATGCGTCGCCTGCTGGGCGTGCTGCGTACCGGTGAGCACAAGGAGGTCGGCGAGTACGTCCCGCAGCCCGACGTCGACCAGATCGACGACCTGGTCGAACAGTGCCGGGTGGCCGGACTGCCCGTCGACTTCAAGATCGAGGGCACCCCGCGTCCGCTGCCCAGCGGGGTGGAGCTGACGGCGTACCGCATCGTCCAGGAGGCCCTCACCAACACCCGCAAACACGGCGGACCGAACGCCGGTGCGAGTGTCCGGCTGGTCTACTTCGACGACGGCCTCGGTCTGCTCGTCGAGGACGACGGCAAGGGCGCGCCCCACGAGCTGTACGAGGAGGGCGGCGTCGACGGCCAGGGGCACGGCCTCATCGGGATGCGTGAGCGCGTCGGTATGGTCGGCGGCACGCTGGACGCGGGCCCCCGCCCCGGCGGCGGCTTCCGGATCAGCGCCCTGCTGCCCCTGAAACCCGCGCACTGA
- a CDS encoding SAM-dependent methyltransferase: MTRSWLTAAQEALYGPHGFYLRPEGPAGHFRTSVHASPLYAAAVARLLCRVDEALGRPGELAFVDLGAGHGELVGGVVDALPAEVSSRTRAYAVELADRPPGLDHRIEWVAEPPKGVSGLLFANEWLDNVPVEVVEVDAAGVARLVLVREDGAEALGAPVGGAEAEWLDRWWPLAPREGLRAEVGLPRDRAWAAAVAGVGRGLAVAVDYAHLAGSRPPFGTLTGFRDGRETTPVPDGSCDITAHVALDACALPGARLLTQREALRALGVTGGRPPLSLATTDPAAYVRALAGAGEAAELTAPGGLGDFGWLLQPVGIPDPLAQDTL; encoded by the coding sequence ATGACGCGCTCCTGGCTCACCGCGGCCCAGGAGGCCCTCTACGGGCCCCACGGCTTCTACCTGCGTCCGGAAGGGCCCGCCGGGCACTTCCGGACCTCCGTGCACGCCTCGCCCCTCTACGCGGCCGCCGTGGCGCGGCTGCTGTGCCGGGTGGACGAGGCGTTGGGGCGGCCCGGCGAGCTGGCCTTCGTGGACCTGGGGGCCGGGCACGGCGAGCTGGTGGGCGGGGTCGTGGACGCGCTCCCCGCCGAGGTGTCGTCCCGCACGCGCGCGTACGCCGTCGAACTGGCCGACCGGCCCCCGGGGCTCGATCACCGCATCGAGTGGGTCGCCGAGCCGCCGAAGGGGGTCTCGGGGCTGCTGTTCGCCAACGAATGGCTGGACAACGTGCCCGTGGAGGTCGTCGAGGTGGACGCGGCGGGCGTGGCACGGCTGGTGCTCGTACGGGAGGACGGCGCCGAGGCGCTCGGGGCGCCCGTCGGCGGGGCCGAGGCCGAGTGGCTGGACCGGTGGTGGCCACTCGCCCCGCGGGAGGGGCTGCGGGCAGAGGTCGGGCTGCCCCGGGACCGGGCGTGGGCCGCCGCCGTCGCGGGCGTCGGGCGGGGGCTCGCCGTCGCCGTCGACTACGCGCACCTCGCCGGCTCCCGGCCCCCCTTCGGGACGCTCACCGGGTTCCGGGACGGACGGGAGACGACGCCGGTCCCGGACGGGTCGTGCGACATCACCGCGCATGTGGCACTGGACGCGTGCGCGCTGCCGGGGGCCCGGCTGCTCACCCAGCGGGAGGCCCTGCGCGCCCTCGGGGTCACCGGCGGCCGTCCACCGCTCTCCCTGGCGACCACCGACCCGGCGGCGTACGTACGGGCCCTCGCGGGCGCGGGCGAGGCCGCCGAGCTGACCGCTCCGGGCGGCCTGGGCGACTTCGGCTGGCTGCTGCAGCCGGTCGGGATCCCGGACCCGCTCGCCCAGGACACCCTCTAA